From one Danio rerio strain Tuebingen ecotype United States chromosome 19, GRCz12tu, whole genome shotgun sequence genomic stretch:
- the si:ch211-81a5.8 gene encoding uncharacterized protein LOC560648, with protein sequence MSAVVKKSLGAPLRQLTSCVTGDQDAYSRKGKAVRRKSAPCCYGPTAHDSSWLRTYQAELHRERKHRQAKFAQKNAERAAMRVHYRSPHRYAKPPVQRTNLNSKTSSKNDNSLFGAFQGLSLNLNAAQASITNSVQYLR encoded by the exons ATGAGTGCTGTGGTCAAGAAATCTCTTGGAGCGCCTCTCCGACAGCTGACCAGCTGCGTGACCGGGGATCAGGACGCTTATAGCCGAAAAGGAAAGGCTGTCCGTCGGaagagcgccccctgctgctacGGGCCGACCGCACATGATTCATCCTGGCTGCGGACTTACCAAGCCGAACTGCACAGAGAAAG gaaACACAGACAAGCCAAATTTGCACAGAAGAACGCAGAAAGAGCTGCCATGAGGGTGCATTACAGAAGTCCACACCGCTACGCCAAG CCACCGGTTCAGAGGACAAACCTAAACAGCAAGACCTCCAGCAAAAATGACAACTCGCTTTTCGGCGCCTTCCAAGGGCTCAGTCTGAACCTGAACGCAGCACAGGCCTCCATCACAAACTCCGTTCAGTATCTGAGGTGA
- the hcn3 gene encoding potassium/sodium hyperpolarization-activated cyclic nucleotide-gated channel 2, producing the protein MDGDGQPPASNGDSKLRSRGGFSLTGWRSSSKTLLRGEAEDVSRRLLSIVNHNQERSDSGASPTSKSLEVTAGLDGTTATTTTVTAATPPLPHKAMPESSGAPVASEAEDGPFVDQSTFLQRQFSSMLQPGVNKFSLRMFGSAKGVAAEQDRVKSFGVWIIHPYSDFRFYWDLVMLCLMMGNLVILPWGITFFEDQNTLPWITFNVASDTLFLADLVFNFRTGIMEGDNSEIILDPQIISRRYLRGWFLVDFISSIPVDYIFLIVDIESRLESAEVYRTARALRIVRFTKILSLLRLLRLSRLIRYIHQWEEIFHMTYDLASAVVRIVNLIGMMLLLCHWDGCMQFMVPMLQDFPSTCWVSKNNMVNSTWDVQYSYALFMAMSHMLCIGYGAQAPEGPTDVWLTMISMIIGATCYAMFLGNATNLVQSLDASHRQYQEKYKQVEQYMSFHKLPADMRQRIHDYYEHRFQGKMFDEENILEELSDPLKEEIVNYNCRGLVANMPLFANADPHFVTVLLSKLRFEVFQPGDVIIREGTLGRKMYFIQHGCVSVITSDNKEKKLNDGCYFGEICLLTRGRRTASVRADTYCRLYSLSVDSFNEVLEENPLMRRAFENVAVNRLGRESNGYEHSYKNMEDDGD; encoded by the exons ATGGACGGCGATGGTCAACCTCCGGCTTCAAACGGTGACTCCAAGCTTCGCTCCAGAGGGGGTTTCTCCCTGACCGGCTGGCGTTCGTCCTCCAAGACTTTACTGCGAGGAGAAGCCGAGGACGTGAGCCGGAGACTGCTATCCATCGTGAACCACAACCAGGAGCGCTCGGATTCAGGGGCCAGTCCCACCTCAAAGTCCCTGGAGGTGACCGCAGGGTTAGACGGGACCACAGCCACCACAACCACCGTGACCGCTGCCACCCCGCCTCTCCCCCATAAAGCCATGCCCGAGTCCTCAGGAGCCCCAGTGGCGTCTGAAGCAGAGGATGGGCCGTTTGTTGACCAGTCCACGTTCCTCCAGAGGCAGTTCAGCTCCATGCTCCAGCCTGGGGTCAATAAGTTCTCCCTGCGGATGTTTGGGAGCGCTAAAGGGGTCGCGGCCGAGCAGGACAGGGTCAAGTCATTTGGGGTGTGGATTATACATCCATACAGCGACTTCAG GTTTTACTGGGACTTGGTGATGCTTTGCCTGATGATGGGAAACCTGGTCATCCTTCCCTGGGGCATCACCTTCTTTGAGGACCAGAACACCCTGCCGTGGATCACCTTTAATGTGGCCTCTGACACACTTTTCCTGGCCGACCTCGTCTTCAACTTTCGCACTGGCATTATGGAAGGTGACAACTCTGAAATCATCCTAGACCCGCAAATCATCAGCCGGCGTTACCTGCGAGGATGGTTCCTGGTGGACTTCATCTCCTCCATACCAGTGGACTACATCTTCCTGATAGTGGACATAGAGTCCCGGCTGGAGTCAGCGGAGGTGTATCGCACCGCCAGGGCTTTACGCATCGTCCGCTTCACCAAGATCCTCAGCTTGCTCAGACTGCTGCGCTTGTCCAGACTTATACGGTACATTCATCAGTGGGAGGAG ATCTTCCACATGACCTATGACCTAGCAAGCGCAGTGGTTCGCATAGTGAATCTGATTGGGATGATGCTGCTGCTGTGTCACTGGGATGGCTGCATGCAGTTCATGGTGCCAATGCTGCAAGACTTCCCTTCGACCTGCTGGGTCTCCAAAAACAACATGGTG AATTCCACTTGGGACGTGCAATACTCCTACGCCTTGTTTATGGCCATGAGCCACATGTTGTGTATTGGATATGGTGCTCAGGCTCCCGAGGGACCCACTGATGTCTGGCTCACAATGATCAGCATGATAATTGGCGCCACTTGCTATGCCATGTTCTTGGGCAATGCCACCAACCTGGTCCAGTCTTTAGATGCTTCCCATCGTCAGTACCAAGAAAAG TACAAGCAGGTGGAGCAGTACATGTCCTTCCACAAGCTGCCAGCTGACATGAGGCAGCGGATCCATGATTATTATGAGCACCGCTTTCAGGGCAAGATGTTCGATGAGGAGAATATCCTGGAAGAGCTCAGCGACCCACTAAAAGAG GAGATCGTGAACTATAACTGCCGTGGGCTGGTGGCTAACATGCCCCTCTTTGCAAACGCTGATCCTCATTTCGTCACAGTGCTCCTCTCAAAGTTACGTTTCGAGGTCTTTCAGCCGGGTGATGTCATCATTCGCGAAGGGACGCTGGGTCGTAAGATGTACTTCATCCAGCATGGCTGTGTCAGTGTGATCACTTCAGACAATAAAGAGAAGAAACTGAATGACGGCTGCTACTTTGGGG AGATATGTCTGCTGACCCGTGGACGCCGCACGGCCAGCGTCAGGGCCGACACTTACTGCAGACTTTACTCTCTCAGCGTGGACAGCTTCAATGAAGTCTTGGAGGAGAATCCATTAATGAGGAGGGCCTTTGAAAACGTAGCAGTCAACAGATTGGGTCGCGAGTCAAACGGCTATGAGCATTCCTACAAGAACATGGAGGATGACGGGGACTAA